From a region of the Neobacillus niacini genome:
- a CDS encoding M60 family metallopeptidase: MIPQVKKMMYSCFSLLFLAAATVPASGAAEVQSPIQTSVATAHSVEEDYHFFIKDLDGIPVVSGSGGVAAIGEDAFPVIVPDAIPNMAVSRYGDGKIVLSGDQRYFSLQNNTEPLSLLSRNLLLWLTEESVINNGKGTKYTGRYEEALTTNKTLKLITTSEDLTIDPSLPLEVVKVDKWDRSTLNPNKYTVALIDESVKESEIPILEKYIHQGGNIIASINGGNLEGITRNTPVEKRATLGNWRGIRISEHYPVQNLLNRTGLSLLNIKTNSSGTLNHITPDTIKENHFLNRLKQGKEIEDGVLGYEDINLGPAGTDNEKKKNLLLSVLTETLETITKDSPLYDWAIKEAATYGKVQFPIKKGEMPYRNSLLNFQFTHFTIDAGNETSPYADEFPGKVSETAQPVQDKKISINLGNPDLMYTRALPSKNWMSTGLYAPPGKDITIKVPKGVENVSVQIGSHDDELNGLSEWKRVPNIVHFKKLTPGTNVVSSPYGGLIYFIPMMTNTPDQQADFSISGAIEAPYYEIGKTTEQEWQKIKARGATAPFGELKGEKLIITLPSEYLLELEDPGRIMSLWDDIITDYDRLAGLDTQKEMPNKRYPIPFRIVLDKQIKGGLMHAGYPIMVPIEYGSTNYAASILDESYIKNNAWGFWHEIGHEYQQAPWTWGDLGEVTVNLFSLLTQEKFNNPSRLLVETNGKDSYDRALEFVMDSNPDKLYKQLGNFERLVMFQQLRMVYGWDFFTSIFTTYREMPDDRLPATNQQMIDTFVTIASKTAGENLVDYFSKWGIYCSNNTQALIESLHLPKPKTEIWLVREEKK; this comes from the coding sequence ATGATACCCCAAGTTAAGAAAATGATGTATTCATGCTTTTCCCTTCTCTTCTTAGCTGCGGCAACTGTTCCAGCATCAGGTGCTGCAGAAGTTCAGTCTCCCATCCAGACAAGTGTGGCTACAGCCCATTCAGTGGAGGAAGACTACCATTTTTTTATAAAAGATTTAGATGGAATCCCTGTTGTTTCTGGGAGCGGAGGTGTGGCTGCAATTGGTGAAGATGCTTTTCCTGTTATTGTCCCAGATGCAATCCCCAATATGGCAGTATCCCGGTACGGGGATGGAAAAATTGTGTTATCAGGTGATCAAAGATATTTTTCTTTACAAAATAATACGGAGCCGCTAAGCTTGCTCTCTCGTAATCTACTACTGTGGTTAACTGAGGAATCTGTTATTAATAATGGAAAGGGAACAAAATATACAGGAAGATATGAAGAAGCGTTAACAACTAACAAGACGTTAAAATTGATTACGACTTCAGAGGATTTAACGATTGACCCTTCTCTTCCCTTAGAAGTCGTTAAAGTAGACAAATGGGACAGAAGCACGTTAAACCCCAATAAATATACAGTTGCTTTGATCGATGAATCTGTTAAAGAAAGTGAAATTCCTATTCTTGAAAAATATATACATCAAGGCGGCAATATTATTGCCTCTATTAACGGTGGTAATCTAGAAGGCATTACAAGAAATACACCTGTAGAAAAAAGAGCAACGCTCGGAAACTGGAGAGGAATCCGGATTAGCGAGCATTACCCTGTCCAGAATCTGTTAAATAGGACTGGTTTATCTCTGCTTAATATAAAAACCAATTCATCAGGAACGTTAAATCATATAACTCCCGATACCATTAAGGAAAATCACTTTTTAAATCGACTAAAACAAGGAAAGGAAATTGAGGATGGCGTTTTAGGCTATGAAGATATTAATCTTGGCCCTGCTGGTACAGATAACGAAAAAAAGAAAAACCTTTTACTAAGTGTCTTAACCGAAACCCTGGAAACCATCACAAAAGATTCTCCACTGTATGATTGGGCGATTAAAGAAGCTGCCACATATGGTAAAGTTCAGTTTCCTATTAAAAAGGGAGAAATGCCCTATCGTAATTCTTTATTAAACTTTCAATTTACTCATTTCACCATTGATGCAGGAAATGAAACGTCACCTTATGCTGATGAATTTCCAGGAAAAGTGTCTGAAACGGCACAACCTGTTCAGGACAAAAAAATATCTATTAATTTGGGAAACCCTGACCTTATGTACACTCGTGCTTTACCAAGCAAAAACTGGATGAGCACTGGGCTGTATGCACCTCCAGGAAAAGACATAACCATTAAAGTACCTAAAGGTGTTGAAAATGTTAGTGTCCAAATTGGCTCACACGATGATGAATTAAATGGATTGTCAGAGTGGAAAAGGGTGCCGAATATTGTTCACTTTAAAAAACTCACTCCTGGAACCAATGTGGTCAGCAGCCCATACGGTGGTTTAATTTATTTTATTCCCATGATGACTAATACTCCCGATCAGCAAGCGGATTTTTCCATAAGCGGTGCCATCGAAGCACCCTACTACGAAATTGGGAAGACCACCGAACAAGAATGGCAAAAAATAAAGGCAAGAGGTGCCACTGCCCCGTTCGGTGAATTAAAAGGAGAAAAACTCATTATAACCCTTCCATCTGAATACTTATTGGAACTGGAAGATCCCGGGCGAATCATGTCACTATGGGATGATATTATTACGGATTATGATCGACTCGCAGGGCTGGATACACAAAAAGAAATGCCAAATAAAAGATATCCGATCCCCTTCCGTATTGTTTTGGATAAACAAATTAAAGGCGGATTAATGCATGCTGGATATCCTATCATGGTGCCAATTGAATATGGTTCCACTAATTATGCGGCTTCCATACTGGATGAATCCTATATCAAAAATAATGCTTGGGGATTCTGGCATGAAATCGGACATGAGTATCAGCAGGCCCCGTGGACTTGGGGAGATCTTGGAGAAGTGACAGTCAATCTTTTCTCCCTTCTTACACAAGAAAAATTCAATAACCCCTCACGTCTATTGGTCGAAACCAATGGAAAAGACTCATATGACAGAGCTTTAGAATTTGTCATGGATTCAAATCCTGATAAGCTTTACAAGCAATTAGGAAACTTTGAAAGACTCGTTATGTTCCAGCAGCTTAGAATGGTTTATGGTTGGGACTTTTTTACGAGCATCTTTACAACTTATAGAGAGATGCCAGATGATCGCCTCCCAGCAACAAATCAGCAAATGATCGATACTTTTGTGACGATTGCTTCCAAAACAGCTGGAGAAAATCTGGTAGACTATTTTTCCAAATGGGGAATTTACTGTTCGAACAATACTCAAGCCCTCATTGAATCGTTACATCTGCCTAAACCTAAGACTGAGATCTGGCTAGTGAGAGAAGAGAAAAAATAA